In one window of Bacteriovorax sp. BAL6_X DNA:
- a CDS encoding S8 family serine peptidase, with protein sequence MKIIPFFITLISVTNILAVESCTLDGNVKTCIDGAKKSISKYFEKNKKISSEEYFLDNKLIKQNFYTIEGEQISSITYEYKSDSVFYKTVFNTQNNHVQSKVLIQRNGNQEIILKEFGFDKRTHALESIDTILDDLIVERKVINPDGEDYKYKFIYDEKRIIGFNVFNNNDVKIGDYIQNEIGEVSGGPSDAAVKIAVIDSGFDHNHQDIQDHILVNSIESFNMEDSDGDGLIDNVLGVHFDGDSDIKFMNPFSGFLPRTGGSSSQKAGIYGIPFETIKAKGTTGPITSHGTHVSSIALNGLQSASLLAFAGDFGESKYLDMISKKLQNSEVDFVNMSFSFPHQSLGLVDRKTYRSLQNMFLNNPEVVFFVAAGNDGRYLNGSRDCMYPACYPYPNVITIGATADSGWRNDENYEMADFSNYSSSYVDFFAPGTKIEAALLGDMKIRHSGTSMASPMALNMAARLKELNPNMRPLEIVELMKEQSIKKNSIQSKFGVIRPLPTILR encoded by the coding sequence ATGAAAATAATCCCTTTTTTTATTACCCTTATTTCAGTTACAAATATTTTAGCAGTAGAGTCATGTACTCTTGATGGTAATGTCAAAACATGTATTGACGGTGCAAAGAAAAGTATTTCTAAATACTTTGAAAAGAATAAAAAAATCTCATCAGAAGAATATTTTTTAGATAATAAACTGATAAAGCAAAACTTCTATACGATAGAAGGAGAGCAGATCTCAAGTATTACTTATGAATACAAAAGCGACTCAGTTTTTTATAAAACGGTATTTAATACTCAAAATAACCACGTTCAATCTAAGGTTTTAATTCAAAGAAATGGTAATCAAGAAATTATTCTTAAAGAATTTGGTTTTGATAAGAGAACACATGCATTAGAAAGCATTGATACGATTTTAGATGATTTAATTGTTGAAAGAAAAGTTATCAATCCTGATGGTGAGGACTATAAATATAAATTTATCTATGATGAAAAGCGCATCATTGGATTTAATGTCTTCAATAATAATGACGTCAAAATTGGTGATTATATTCAAAATGAGATTGGAGAGGTTTCAGGCGGACCTAGTGATGCAGCTGTTAAGATTGCAGTTATTGATTCTGGCTTCGATCATAATCATCAAGATATTCAAGATCATATTCTCGTTAACTCGATCGAATCTTTCAATATGGAAGACAGTGATGGTGATGGCCTTATTGATAATGTTCTAGGTGTTCACTTTGATGGAGATAGCGATATAAAGTTTATGAATCCTTTCTCTGGCTTCTTACCTCGTACGGGAGGTAGCTCAAGTCAGAAAGCGGGGATTTACGGAATTCCTTTTGAGACAATTAAGGCAAAGGGGACGACTGGTCCAATCACTTCTCACGGAACTCATGTTTCCTCAATTGCGCTTAACGGTCTTCAATCCGCATCACTTCTTGCTTTTGCGGGGGACTTTGGTGAGTCAAAGTATCTGGATATGATTTCTAAAAAGCTTCAAAATTCAGAAGTTGATTTTGTTAATATGAGTTTTTCTTTTCCACATCAATCCTTAGGGCTTGTAGATCGTAAAACTTATCGTAGCCTTCAAAATATGTTCTTAAATAACCCCGAAGTAGTTTTCTTTGTTGCAGCTGGAAATGATGGACGCTACTTAAATGGAAGTCGTGATTGTATGTATCCGGCCTGTTACCCTTATCCAAATGTTATAACTATTGGAGCAACAGCGGATAGTGGTTGGCGAAATGATGAAAATTATGAGATGGCCGACTTTTCAAATTATAGCTCCAGCTATGTTGATTTCTTTGCCCCTGGAACAAAAATTGAGGCGGCCCTTCTTGGAGATATGAAAATTCGTCATTCAGGAACTTCGATGGCATCGCCAATGGCCCTTAATATGGCAGCACGTCTGAAGGAGTTAAACCCGAATATGCGTCCATTGGAAATTGTTGAACTAATGAAAGAACAGAGTATTAAGAAGAACTCAATTCAATCAAAATTTGGTGTCATAAGACCTTTACCAACTATCTTGAGATAA
- a CDS encoding sensor histidine kinase — translation MSIEEYKVLTRYVTTFAFAFFLYQASIGVYTSRKLLSRKVFWHIAMCLSAGSYAILIAFNTHITDTKFSNFLLLTYWFFAYFTYYCYIRAIEGFFGRDIKLLRPSKIFCIGHSIFQVVGGVLYLFSDIDLMFIPRETPPATLFTKSLNLTIYPSNLVVVVGFFGIITILYTTVVIWRELNKKEGKEYLFKAGILLTLFVSCWDTIIGTEVIGYLVPIYYLGYVFESMRFNMYYQDLAFTKMYNLEKDMVKLSKVAQFGFASASIAHDIRNHLFVLSTTNDRLDKLIDKEFSPYTQKLRRHIGKILEVTELYMNIFKKNYSSSKQIISVSHITQEALELVSDKITRHCVRVEVEMDDFSIEGNETELSLCLVNLIKNSLDEIKSTDSPWIKVVASSTERFIKIIDSGTGIPLKAQERIFELGDSRKKCGNGHGVGLAITKQIIERSGYNLFIDNESENTTFVINF, via the coding sequence ATGAGCATCGAGGAATACAAGGTTCTTACTAGATATGTAACGACCTTTGCATTTGCGTTTTTCTTGTACCAAGCTTCGATAGGGGTTTATACCTCTAGGAAGTTACTGAGTCGCAAGGTCTTTTGGCATATCGCTATGTGCTTGAGTGCGGGCTCGTATGCCATCTTGATTGCCTTTAATACTCATATTACAGATACTAAGTTTTCAAATTTCTTACTTCTTACATATTGGTTTTTCGCATACTTTACTTATTATTGTTATATCAGGGCAATTGAAGGTTTCTTTGGCCGAGATATAAAGCTCTTAAGGCCATCTAAGATTTTCTGTATTGGTCATTCTATCTTCCAGGTCGTAGGAGGGGTCCTCTATCTCTTTTCTGATATAGACCTTATGTTTATTCCTCGTGAAACACCACCAGCAACACTTTTTACCAAGAGCTTAAATTTAACAATATATCCAAGTAATTTAGTAGTCGTCGTTGGATTCTTCGGCATTATTACAATTCTATATACAACCGTTGTTATATGGCGCGAGCTTAATAAGAAAGAAGGTAAGGAATACCTTTTTAAAGCAGGTATTTTGCTAACATTATTTGTTTCTTGCTGGGATACGATAATTGGAACAGAAGTAATCGGGTATCTCGTACCGATCTACTATTTAGGATATGTTTTCGAATCGATGCGTTTTAATATGTACTATCAGGATCTGGCCTTTACTAAGATGTATAACCTTGAGAAAGATATGGTTAAGCTTTCAAAGGTAGCTCAGTTTGGTTTCGCTTCTGCAAGTATTGCTCACGATATTAGAAATCATCTCTTTGTACTAAGTACGACAAATGATCGACTTGATAAGTTGATCGATAAGGAGTTCTCCCCGTATACACAAAAGCTACGTCGCCACATTGGTAAAATTCTTGAGGTAACTGAACTCTATATGAATATTTTTAAAAAAAATTACTCATCTTCAAAACAAATTATTTCAGTTTCACATATCACACAAGAAGCGCTTGAGCTTGTTAGTGATAAGATTACACGCCATTGCGTAAGAGTTGAAGTTGAAATGGATGACTTTTCTATTGAGGGAAATGAGACGGAGTTAAGCCTTTGCCTGGTTAACTTAATTAAAAACTCTTTAGATGAGATAAAGTCCACTGACTCACCTTGGATTAAGGTTGTCGCGTCTTCCACAGAACGTTTTATTAAGATAATTGACAGTGGAACAGGCATACCTCTAAAAGCTCAAGAGAGGATTTTTGAATTAGGTGATTCAAGAAAGAAGTGTGGTAATGGCCATGGTGTTGGACTTGCTATCACAAAGCAAATTATAGAACGTTCCGGATATAATTTGTTTATCGACAACGAAAGTGAGAACACAACTTTTGTTATTAATTTTTAG
- a CDS encoding deoxyribodipyrimidine photo-lyase, translated as MKNKEEVNIFWFRRDLRLKDNRGLLFALQSGRPVIPVFIFDKNILSKLQDEDDLRVSFIHDTIKELKEELNKLSSDILVFHSTPEAAYKELTKRYNLAEVFTNEDYEPYAIKRDNKIEQLLKKEGIKFSRYKDHCIFAKDDILKEDGKPYVVYTPFKNKWLSTLAPKDIATIETHKYFNNFHKFKIKSYPNLEEMGFIYNEKAKDQVKTIKRKIIDSYDQNRDIPALDATSKLGVHLRFGTLSPRKCAQVGFKRNQVWLSELIWREFFIQIMYHFPHVINGPFREKYSQIKWNNNKKQFKKWCEGKTGYPIVDAGMRELNETGYMHNRVRMIAASFLVKDLLIDWRWGEEYFARKLNDFELASNNGNWQWVAGTGCDAAPYFRIFNPYTQQKKFDPNFKYIKKWVPEYGTSEYPDEIIDHKIAYHQTLKAYKACN; from the coding sequence ATGAAAAATAAAGAAGAAGTTAATATATTTTGGTTTAGAAGAGACCTTAGATTAAAAGATAACCGAGGACTTCTCTTCGCACTTCAATCAGGTAGGCCAGTTATTCCGGTCTTTATCTTTGATAAGAATATTCTTTCAAAACTTCAAGATGAAGATGATCTTAGAGTTAGCTTTATTCATGACACAATTAAAGAATTGAAAGAGGAGTTAAATAAACTAAGCAGTGATATCTTAGTCTTTCATTCCACTCCTGAAGCGGCTTATAAAGAGTTAACTAAACGCTACAATCTAGCAGAGGTTTTTACTAATGAAGACTATGAGCCTTATGCAATAAAGAGAGATAATAAAATTGAGCAACTTCTTAAGAAAGAAGGTATTAAATTCTCACGCTACAAAGACCACTGTATCTTTGCAAAAGACGACATACTAAAAGAAGATGGTAAACCTTATGTTGTCTACACCCCCTTTAAAAACAAATGGCTTTCGACGCTTGCTCCAAAAGATATCGCAACAATTGAAACGCATAAGTACTTCAATAACTTTCACAAATTTAAAATAAAAAGTTATCCAAATTTAGAAGAGATGGGATTTATCTACAATGAGAAAGCAAAGGATCAAGTAAAAACTATAAAGAGAAAGATCATTGATAGCTACGATCAAAATCGCGATATTCCAGCACTAGATGCAACTTCAAAGCTAGGGGTTCATCTTCGTTTTGGAACTCTCTCACCTAGAAAATGTGCACAAGTTGGTTTTAAAAGAAATCAAGTTTGGCTAAGTGAATTAATTTGGCGCGAATTTTTCATCCAAATCATGTATCACTTTCCACATGTTATAAATGGGCCATTTAGAGAAAAGTATAGTCAAATTAAATGGAACAATAACAAGAAGCAATTTAAGAAGTGGTGTGAGGGAAAAACCGGCTACCCTATCGTTGATGCAGGAATGCGTGAGCTAAACGAAACAGGATATATGCATAACCGCGTTCGCATGATTGCTGCCTCATTTCTTGTCAAAGACTTACTTATTGATTGGCGTTGGGGTGAAGAGTATTTTGCAAGGAAGCTTAATGACTTTGAACTGGCCTCCAATAATGGCAATTGGCAATGGGTTGCAGGAACAGGCTGTGACGCTGCTCCCTACTTTAGAATCTTTAATCCTTATACTCAGCAGAAGAAATTTGATCCTAATTTCAAATATATAAAGAAATGGGTACCTGAATATGGAACATCAGAATACCCAGATGAAATAATTGATCATAAAATTGCTTACCATCAAACACTTAAAGCCTACAAGGCCTGTAACTAA
- a CDS encoding DUF523 and DUF1722 domain-containing protein, producing the protein MSLRPKIAISSCLLGENIRYNGGHCREDWVFSELSKFVDFVPVCPEFEMGLGVPREEVHLFKVDKDSNEIRLRSKLSKKDLTEEANEIYKRIQERISLEKINGHIFTRKSPTCGTDNVKTITLSDENYVTKSTGLYANYIMNAMPTLPYIDSGRIKNLELRENFVKKVFSHVRFQELDGTIRELQQFHQMYKYSIMEHNQNNLRTLGGIAANHDKLEASEVYIKYFNLFMETLDILPTRKNRLNACFHVFGYFKKDLTSHEKDILIKMMEDYKNGNSNYLTVNSFLNILTNTHKKSYLQDQYIFGPYPKDLKLLKNIA; encoded by the coding sequence ATGTCTTTGCGACCAAAAATTGCCATTAGCTCTTGTCTGTTAGGTGAGAATATTCGCTACAATGGCGGTCACTGCCGTGAAGACTGGGTGTTTTCTGAACTTTCAAAATTTGTTGATTTTGTTCCAGTATGCCCCGAATTTGAAATGGGCCTAGGTGTTCCAAGAGAAGAAGTTCATTTATTCAAAGTTGATAAAGACTCTAATGAAATTCGATTAAGATCGAAATTATCTAAAAAAGATCTCACAGAAGAGGCCAATGAAATATATAAAAGAATTCAAGAACGAATTTCACTTGAAAAGATAAACGGCCATATATTTACAAGGAAATCCCCTACTTGTGGAACCGATAATGTAAAAACGATCACTCTTAGTGATGAAAATTATGTCACAAAGTCCACAGGGCTTTATGCTAATTATATCATGAATGCCATGCCAACCCTTCCTTATATCGATAGTGGGAGAATTAAGAATCTCGAATTAAGAGAGAATTTTGTTAAAAAAGTTTTTTCACATGTAAGATTTCAAGAGCTCGATGGCACAATTAGAGAACTACAACAATTTCATCAAATGTATAAGTATTCTATCATGGAGCACAATCAGAATAACCTGAGAACGCTTGGAGGTATTGCGGCCAACCATGATAAGTTAGAAGCGAGCGAGGTTTATATAAAGTACTTCAATCTCTTTATGGAGACCCTAGATATTCTTCCTACCAGAAAGAATCGTCTCAATGCCTGTTTTCATGTATTCGGGTATTTTAAAAAAGATCTAACTTCTCACGAAAAAGATATTCTTATAAAAATGATGGAAGACTATAAGAATGGTAACTCTAATTATCTAACGGTGAACTCATTTTTAAACATTCTCACAAATACACACAAAAAGTCTTATCTTCAAGATCAGTATATTTTTGGTCCATATCCAAAAGATTTAAAACTATTAAAGAATATTGCATAA
- a CDS encoding lipocalin family protein, translating to MKKLMLLIAILSSSLTFSGSTLPLDTVDYVELQKYLGKWYEIARFEQSFQKGCTAVTANYSLRSDGDIEVLNTCRQGSPSGELKTAKARAWVVDKETNAKLKVQFFLRGIKLPIFAGNYWILDLGNNYEYAMVGDKSRKYLWILSRTRELDEKIYLELVAKAKDLHFDTSKLIKTKQ from the coding sequence ATGAAGAAGCTCATGTTACTTATTGCCATTTTATCAAGTTCACTTACTTTCTCTGGGTCTACTCTCCCTTTGGATACAGTTGATTATGTCGAACTACAAAAGTACCTTGGTAAATGGTATGAAATTGCACGCTTTGAGCAAAGCTTTCAAAAAGGCTGTACCGCAGTTACAGCTAATTATAGCCTGAGATCCGATGGAGATATCGAAGTTCTAAACACATGTCGACAAGGCTCTCCATCAGGCGAATTGAAAACGGCCAAGGCAAGAGCTTGGGTTGTTGATAAAGAAACAAATGCAAAGCTTAAAGTTCAATTCTTCCTACGTGGAATAAAACTTCCTATCTTTGCTGGAAATTATTGGATTTTAGACCTAGGTAATAATTACGAATATGCCATGGTTGGAGATAAATCTAGAAAGTACCTATGGATCCTATCAAGAACTAGAGAACTTGATGAAAAGATCTACCTTGAACTAGTTGCCAAGGCCAAGGATCTTCACTTTGATACATCTAAATTAATTAAAACAAAGCAATAG
- a CDS encoding TIGR01777 family oxidoreductase: MGILITGATGLIGRELIHDLAIHGHENIHVLTRNPKKAQASFNIPIKCFYWDPEKAKIDKAALNSVHTIIHLAGENIGARRWSKKQKEKIINSRVHSTRLLVDTINENKTLPIKKFISASAIGIYGNQNGDQILDEQADFGSDFLAKTCIAWEKETANIQNKEIVVNHVRTGVVLARNGGALEKMLIPFKLGVAGKLGSGEQMMSWIHLSDMVSIYRFLVENNFTEKAFNAVAPKAHSNSNFTRILGKVLKRPTLLPAPAFAIRIALGEMATLVLDGQNVYPKNLLEKGYKFKFEHLEDALTNLVGPEEEFKQIQWLKHPLAEVFDFFSDERNLETITPESLSFKVIGKSTEQIETGTIIDYKLSLYGLPFKWKTEISNFNRNKEFTDTQLKGPYKKWVHTHGFKRYANGTLMTDNITYKVPMGEIGRIFAGAFIRKDINKIFNYRSQKLYKIFGETKNHVE; encoded by the coding sequence ATGGGAATTCTAATTACCGGTGCAACAGGACTAATTGGCCGTGAATTAATTCATGATTTGGCCATCCATGGACACGAAAATATTCACGTTCTAACTAGAAATCCTAAGAAGGCGCAGGCTTCCTTCAATATTCCAATCAAATGCTTCTACTGGGATCCTGAAAAGGCCAAAATTGATAAAGCTGCACTTAATTCAGTTCATACTATTATTCATCTTGCTGGTGAAAATATTGGAGCTAGAAGGTGGTCCAAAAAACAAAAAGAAAAGATCATCAACTCGCGCGTGCATTCAACTCGTCTACTCGTGGATACAATTAATGAAAATAAAACTCTGCCGATTAAAAAGTTTATTAGCGCAAGTGCCATCGGAATCTATGGTAATCAAAATGGAGACCAAATCTTAGATGAGCAAGCAGATTTTGGAAGTGACTTTCTCGCTAAGACTTGCATTGCTTGGGAGAAAGAAACTGCTAATATTCAAAATAAAGAAATTGTCGTCAATCATGTCAGAACAGGAGTTGTCCTTGCACGAAATGGTGGAGCTCTTGAGAAGATGCTTATTCCGTTTAAGCTAGGAGTGGCAGGAAAACTAGGTAGTGGTGAGCAGATGATGAGTTGGATTCATCTTTCGGATATGGTTTCAATTTATCGCTTCCTAGTGGAGAATAACTTTACTGAAAAAGCATTTAATGCTGTTGCACCTAAGGCCCACTCAAATTCTAATTTCACGAGAATTTTGGGAAAGGTTTTAAAACGTCCAACATTACTTCCAGCTCCAGCTTTTGCAATAAGGATAGCTCTTGGGGAAATGGCCACACTTGTGCTTGATGGACAAAATGTATATCCGAAGAATCTTTTAGAGAAAGGCTATAAATTCAAATTTGAACACCTTGAAGATGCGCTTACTAACCTTGTTGGGCCAGAAGAAGAATTTAAACAAATACAATGGTTGAAACATCCATTAGCTGAAGTTTTTGATTTCTTTAGTGATGAAAGAAATCTTGAAACAATTACCCCTGAATCACTTAGCTTCAAAGTAATTGGAAAAAGTACTGAACAGATTGAGACCGGTACAATCATTGACTATAAATTAAGTCTCTACGGCCTGCCATTCAAGTGGAAGACTGAGATTTCGAATTTCAATCGCAATAAAGAATTCACTGATACACAACTTAAGGGGCCATATAAGAAGTGGGTTCATACTCACGGCTTTAAGAGGTACGCCAATGGAACATTAATGACTGATAATATTACATATAAAGTTCCTATGGGCGAGATTGGACGAATCTTTGCTGGCGCCTTTATTAGAAAGGATATTAATAAAATTTTTAATTATCGTAGCCAAAAATTATACAAAATTTTTGGTGAAACTAAAAACCATGTTGAATAA
- a CDS encoding MerR family transcriptional regulator, protein MKQNVAIRIISGICNVQPHTIRMWEKRYNAFCPIRDEAGQRLYGPEDLARAKIIASLIKSGQTISKVASLSLDDLKEMSLVINQSSISQEDKVEKSIDILFASLALYEIENVRNEIEFLRLSLSAQDFIFLVVLPIMQKIGGLVFDGNYSVTQEHIISTIVRDQLGQIRLPNNDLKGRYVLATPEGNLHELSIIIADILCRTKRIGTYYLGAANPADCLAEAINALNCKGLILGAVSSDGWDYFKSIIPYLQKIDEKLERKIDVVIGGGHPIKLPKFKNIELVLIINDFQTFNNTFLANAI, encoded by the coding sequence ATGAAGCAAAATGTAGCAATTCGAATAATATCAGGTATTTGTAATGTTCAACCTCACACAATTCGCATGTGGGAGAAGAGATATAATGCTTTTTGTCCTATTCGAGATGAGGCCGGTCAACGCTTGTATGGCCCAGAAGATCTGGCCCGAGCTAAAATCATTGCCTCGCTTATAAAGTCGGGCCAAACTATTTCAAAGGTGGCAAGTCTTTCATTAGACGATTTAAAGGAGATGAGTCTTGTCATAAATCAGTCAAGTATCTCGCAAGAGGATAAAGTCGAAAAATCAATTGATATCCTATTTGCGTCATTAGCTCTATATGAAATTGAAAATGTGAGAAATGAAATTGAGTTTCTAAGGCTAAGTCTTAGTGCTCAAGATTTTATTTTTTTAGTTGTTCTTCCAATTATGCAAAAAATTGGTGGTTTAGTTTTTGATGGGAACTACAGTGTTACTCAAGAACATATTATCTCCACGATAGTACGTGATCAATTAGGACAGATTCGTTTACCTAATAATGACCTCAAAGGCCGATATGTACTTGCAACCCCAGAGGGGAATCTTCATGAACTCTCAATTATTATTGCAGACATACTTTGTCGTACAAAAAGAATAGGCACATACTATCTTGGTGCTGCAAATCCTGCTGATTGTTTAGCTGAGGCCATTAATGCGCTAAATTGCAAAGGTCTTATCTTGGGTGCTGTTTCATCTGATGGCTGGGATTATTTTAAAAGCATTATTCCATATCTACAAAAAATCGATGAGAAACTTGAGCGAAAGATAGATGTAGTGATCGGTGGAGGCCATCCTATTAAGCTACCTAAATTCAAAAATATTGAGTTAGTATTAATTATTAATGACTTTCAGACTTTTAATAATACTTTTCTGGCAAATGCCATATAA
- a CDS encoding acyl-CoA thioesterase has protein sequence MNKAQLSEAIARAKTTVVRAVFPNSTNHYDTLFGGNTLKWMDEVAFITATRFGRKKFVTVSSDRVDFNMPIPGGHFAELVGEITKVGNSSLVVEVRLMLEGMYEEGQVEAVKGSFTLVAIDDDRRPVPIFL, from the coding sequence ATGAATAAAGCGCAATTAAGCGAAGCAATTGCACGCGCAAAAACTACGGTAGTTAGGGCCGTTTTTCCTAATAGTACAAATCACTATGATACCTTATTTGGTGGTAACACCCTAAAATGGATGGATGAGGTGGCCTTTATCACAGCAACTCGTTTTGGCCGTAAAAAGTTTGTCACGGTCTCAAGTGACCGAGTTGACTTTAATATGCCTATTCCTGGAGGGCATTTCGCAGAGCTTGTCGGTGAGATTACGAAGGTTGGTAATAGCAGCTTAGTAGTTGAAGTAAGACTAATGCTAGAGGGAATGTATGAGGAAGGTCAAGTTGAAGCTGTTAAGGGAAGTTTCACATTAGTGGCCATTGACGATGATCGCAGACCTGTACCAATTTTCTTATAA
- a CDS encoding pentapeptide repeat-containing protein translates to MPYFEDEVFDTENINEVSELRGSEFICCEFVSIDISELDASNAKFIECTFTNCNLSNLKLLGASFRDVTFVDSKCIGLNFSDCNTLFELKFNRSILNYASFQDCTIHGAQFISSTLKDTDFTQSTFESGDFSDSDLLGTNFTRTNLKGSKFLNARNFYIDITNTNLKNCKFSMPEVLNLLSPFGIEIE, encoded by the coding sequence ATGCCATATTTTGAAGATGAAGTTTTTGATACTGAAAATATTAACGAGGTCAGTGAGTTAAGGGGGAGTGAATTTATCTGCTGTGAATTCGTTAGTATTGATATTAGTGAACTCGATGCATCGAATGCAAAATTTATCGAGTGTACTTTTACAAACTGTAACTTGAGTAATTTAAAACTACTCGGGGCAAGCTTTCGTGATGTGACATTCGTTGATTCTAAATGCATTGGCCTAAACTTCAGTGACTGTAATACGCTTTTCGAACTCAAGTTTAATCGTAGTATTCTAAACTATGCTTCCTTTCAAGATTGTACAATCCATGGAGCTCAGTTTATTTCTTCAACTCTCAAAGATACTGATTTTACTCAAAGCACTTTTGAGAGTGGTGACTTTTCAGATAGTGATCTGCTGGGAACAAATTTTACGAGAACTAATTTAAAGGGTTCTAAGTTTCTAAATGCGCGAAATTTCTATATTGATATTACAAATACAAATTTAAAAAACTGTAAGTTTTCAATGCCTGAAGTTCTCAATCTGTTGAGTCCATTTGGTATTGAAATCGAATAA
- a CDS encoding HAMP domain-containing sensor histidine kinase → MNPVSPINKIIRFLALRNPDMPARELSQLGLYIYTVFLTAPLMWGHLVISYFFCQNPLLYQIGIASCLIHFFSPVLYYFFGSLSLALNITILAGFIHEFSWSILTGGFISVSPIWFAVLPMIAGLIGTKRELFLWFILSILATSYLFALHLNGVILQNYLSHSGEVLARVLIMIGFILLNSLFMFAYMVDRDRFYHAIVEKKEQIDTLLTLVGHDISNPLTVVNLSAKRLSKLLTSNEDPDIHKCLTRINSCTSGISNILTQIRDLQSIKQGKVELKFEKVYLNQVIEYLYRVFESKLHDKNISLKYDYSANEHIYFMGNSTALKYQIFGNLLSNAIKFSDIGQEIEISVEERSDGVQVHLIDRGVGIEEELLEVLFENNAIPSKIGTSGEKGTGFGMSIVKTFVELSHGTISVRSKTKDISPDNHGTQFSLLFKKSLFS, encoded by the coding sequence ATGAATCCAGTAAGTCCAATTAATAAAATCATTAGGTTTCTTGCGCTTAGGAATCCTGATATGCCTGCACGCGAGCTTTCGCAGCTAGGTCTTTATATTTATACTGTTTTTTTAACTGCTCCTTTAATGTGGGGACATTTAGTTATCTCGTACTTTTTTTGCCAGAATCCACTACTTTATCAGATTGGTATAGCTTCGTGTTTAATACATTTCTTCAGTCCTGTATTATATTACTTCTTTGGTTCGTTATCACTTGCGCTAAATATTACAATCCTGGCAGGATTTATCCATGAGTTTTCTTGGTCTATTTTAACAGGAGGTTTTATTAGTGTCTCCCCAATTTGGTTTGCTGTTCTACCAATGATTGCTGGACTTATTGGAACAAAGAGAGAACTTTTCCTTTGGTTTATTTTATCTATATTGGCCACGTCGTATTTATTCGCATTACATTTAAATGGCGTTATTTTGCAAAACTACTTGAGTCATTCAGGTGAGGTCTTGGCACGTGTTTTGATCATGATCGGTTTTATTTTATTAAACTCGCTATTCATGTTTGCGTACATGGTGGATCGCGATCGCTTCTATCATGCTATTGTCGAAAAGAAGGAGCAGATTGATACTCTTCTAACATTAGTTGGACACGATATTAGTAATCCACTAACTGTCGTTAATCTTTCAGCTAAAAGACTAAGTAAGCTACTAACCTCAAATGAAGATCCAGATATCCACAAGTGCTTAACTCGAATTAACTCGTGTACATCTGGAATCAGTAATATATTGACCCAAATTCGAGACCTGCAATCAATTAAGCAAGGAAAAGTTGAACTTAAGTTTGAAAAAGTTTATTTAAATCAAGTTATTGAATACTTATATCGAGTTTTTGAGTCAAAACTACATGATAAGAATATCAGTCTAAAATATGATTATTCTGCTAATGAGCATATCTATTTTATGGGGAATTCAACGGCCTTAAAATATCAAATTTTTGGAAATCTTTTATCTAATGCGATTAAGTTTTCAGACATTGGACAAGAAATTGAAATCTCTGTTGAAGAAAGAAGTGATGGTGTTCAGGTTCATTTAATAGATAGAGGAGTTGGCATTGAAGAGGAATTATTAGAAGTTCTCTTTGAAAATAATGCTATACCTTCAAAGATTGGAACAAGCGGGGAGAAGGGGACTGGTTTTGGAATGTCAATCGTTAAGACATTTGTTGAACTAAGTCACGGTACTATCTCTGTACGTTCAAAGACCAAAGATATATCACCTGACAATCACGGTACACAATTCTCATTGTTATTTAAAAAGAGTCTGTTTTCTTAG